TGCGCATACGCGAGCTGCCCGCCCTTGAGGACCATGTGCATCTTGACGCCGAAGAACTTCGGCTCCCAGAGCACCAGGTCGGCGAGCTTCCCGGTCTCCACGGAACCGACGTGACCGTCGATGCCGTGCGTGATGGCCGGGTTGATCGTGTACTTGGCGACGTAGCGGCGTGCCCGGTAGTTGTCGTTCGGGATCAGCCTGTCCGCGTTGTGCGAGTGGTCGGTGTCGTCAGCGATCGGGCGGACCTTCGCGCTCTCGAGGTCCTCCTTCAGTGGGCCGTAGCGGGATTTCATGACGTGCGCGGTCTGCCAGGTGCGCATGATCATCTCGCCGATGCGTCCCATCGCCTGAGCGTCGGAGGACATCATCGAAATGGCGCCCATGTCGTGGAGGAGGTCCTCAGCGGCCATGGTGGACGGCCGGATGCGGGAGTCGGCGAAGGCCATGTCCGCTGGAATATCCGGGTTGAGGTGGTGGCAGACCACCATCATGTCGACATGCTCCTTGACGGTGTTCACCGTCAGGGGGCGGGTCGGGTTGGTCGAAGCGGGCAGCACGTTCTCCTCTTTGACCAGCTCGATCATGTCCGGGGCGTGGCCACCGCCGGCGCCCTCGACGTGGAAGATGTGGACCGGGCGCTTCTTACCGTCCTTTGTGAAGGCGTTGCGGGTGCTGTCCAGGAAACCGGATTCGTTCAGCGAGTCGGCGTGCAGGGCAAGTTGGACCTGACGGCTCTCGCAGACGTCCAGTGCCGCGTTGATCACGGCGGGCGTGGCTCCCCAGTCCTCGTGGACCTTGAAGCCGATGACTCCTGCGTCGACCTGTTCGTTGAGGGCGTCGGTGTTCACCGTGCTGCCCTTGCCGAGCAGGCCGATGTTGACCGGGTACGCGTCCAGGCTCTCGAAGACCCGGGTGATGTGCCATTCGCCCGGGGTCACCGTGGTGGCCGTGCTGCCCTCAGCGGGGCCGGTGCCGCCGCCGATGAGCGTGGTCACCCCCGAAGCCAGGGCCTCGTGGATCTGTTCCGGGCAGATGAAGTGAACGTGGGTGTCCACGCCGCCCGCGGTGAGGATCCGCCCGTTGCCGGAAATGACCTCGGTGCTCGGACCCACCACGAAGTTCGTCGGCCGCACCGGCAGCGTCTGCTGCACCGGCAGCATGTCGCTCGGGGATGTACGGTCCGGCATCTCGAACTCGTCGTCCGGGATCGGGTCCATCGTCTCGGGGTTGTACGCCTTGCCGATGGCGGCGATCTCACCGCCGCGGATACCCACGTCTGCCTTGACGACCCCCCACCAGTCGAGGATCAGCGCACCTGTGATGACCGTGTCCACGGGCTTGCGGCCTTCGGCATCCCCGTCTCTGGGGATGTGGGACATTCCCATCGACTCGCGGATCACCTTGCCGCCGCCGAAGATCATCTCGTTGCCGCTGTGCTTCGGACCGCCGCTCCAGTCGGCCTCGACCTCGACGGTCAGAGCGGTGTCGGCCAGGCGGACGCGGTCCTTGGTGGTGGGCCCGTACAGAGTGGCGTACTCGGCCCGCTTCAGCAGGTTGCTCGACGCCGGGTTCCCCGGTGAGCTCGCCGACCTGCTGTTCGACGGGGTGGTCCGGTTGTTGCTCACTGGTACGTCTCCTCGCGCAGTCCCTTGACCTGTCGGTCTCCC
This genomic stretch from Streptomyces nigrescens harbors:
- a CDS encoding urease subunit alpha, producing the protein MLKRAEYATLYGPTTKDRVRLADTALTVEVEADWSGGPKHSGNEMIFGGGKVIRESMGMSHIPRDGDAEGRKPVDTVITGALILDWWGVVKADVGIRGGEIAAIGKAYNPETMDPIPDDEFEMPDRTSPSDMLPVQQTLPVRPTNFVVGPSTEVISGNGRILTAGGVDTHVHFICPEQIHEALASGVTTLIGGGTGPAEGSTATTVTPGEWHITRVFESLDAYPVNIGLLGKGSTVNTDALNEQVDAGVIGFKVHEDWGATPAVINAALDVCESRQVQLALHADSLNESGFLDSTRNAFTKDGKKRPVHIFHVEGAGGGHAPDMIELVKEENVLPASTNPTRPLTVNTVKEHVDMMVVCHHLNPDIPADMAFADSRIRPSTMAAEDLLHDMGAISMMSSDAQAMGRIGEMIMRTWQTAHVMKSRYGPLKEDLESAKVRPIADDTDHSHNADRLIPNDNYRARRYVAKYTINPAITHGIDGHVGSVETGKLADLVLWEPKFFGVKMHMVLKGGQLAYAQVGDANASITTPQPFLPRAVWGSTGRSPLSNSYNFVAPGVADALNSRVVTVQDSSGNVTEMKIGGLGLAKKFVDISTSIRDVTKADMKLNDTVPESLKVDHNSFEVTIGGATTGDARTELNGVTVPRTYVSEVPMAQRYFLF